One genomic window of Syngnathoides biaculeatus isolate LvHL_M chromosome 13, ASM1980259v1, whole genome shotgun sequence includes the following:
- the mapre2 gene encoding microtubule-associated protein RP/EB family member 2 isoform X1, giving the protein MPGPTQALSPNGENNNDIGPDGTNIIPYRKNTVRGERAYSWGMAVNVYSTSITQETMSRHDITAWVNDILCLNYAKVEQLSSGAAYCQFMDLLFPGCISLKKVKFQAKLEHEYIHNFKLLQASFKRMKVDKIIPVEKLVKGRFQDNLDFIQWFKKFFDANYDGKEYNPVDARQGQDAIPPPDPGEQIFNLPKKSHHAASSPTAGGSRSSATTPKSATPTSRPSSAKKIPMASTPAKGEKDLEAQVTQLTDQVNTLKVALEGVEKERDYYFSKLREVELLCQEQGENNAPFVERLMEVLYAMDDQERAEELAEGDGPDVDQEEAHEEVLDDQQQDEEQDEY; this is encoded by the exons ATGCCCGGTCCCACCCAAGCCCTTTCCCCGAATGGAGAGAATAACAACGACATCGGCCCGGACGGCACCAACATTATTCCGTACAGGAAGAATACTGTGCGGGGGGAGCGCGCCTACAG CTGGGGGATGGCGGTCAACGTGTATTCTACCTCAATAACCCAGGAGACCATGAGCAGGCATGACATCACGGCCTGGGTTAACGACATCCTCTGCTTGAACTACGCCAAGGTGGAGCAGCTCTCCTCAG GAGCAGCCTACTGCCAGTTCATGGATCTTCTTTTTCCGGGCTGCATCAGTCTTAAAAAGGTCAAGTTTCAAGCCAAACTGGAACACGAGTACATTCACAACTTCAAGCTGCTGCAAGCGTCTTTCAAAAGAATGAAGGTGGACAAG ATTATCCCGGTGGAGAAACTGGTCAAAGGCAGATTTCAGGACAATCTTGACTTCATCCAGTGGTTCAAGAAGTTCTTTGACGCCAACTACGATGGCAAAGAGTACAACCCGGTGGATGCTAGACAGGGTCAGGACGCCATTCCCCCACCAGACCCCGGCGAGCAGATCTTCAACCTGCCCAAAAAGTCCCACCACGCAGCTAGCTCCCCCACCGCAG GAGGGTCAAGGTCAAGTGCCACAACCCCAAAGTCAGCGACACCGACATCCCGGCCTTCCTCAGCCAAAAAAATCCCCATGGCATCAACTCCCGCCAAAGGGGAGAAAGATTTGGAGGCGCAGGTCACACAGTTAACTGACCAG gtgaaCACATTAAAAGTGGCCCTGGAAGGGGTGGAGAAGGAGCGGGACTACTACTTCAGCAAACTACGAGAGGTGGAGCTCCTTTGTCAAGAACAGGGTGAAAACAACGCTCCTTTCGTCGAGCGGCTAATGGAAGTCCTCTACGCTATGGACGATCAG gaGAGAGCCGAGGAGCTGGCTGAGGGAGACGGGCCCGACGTGGACCAGGAAGAAGCCCACGAGGAGGTCCTGGATGATCAGCAGCAAGACGAGGAACAGGACGAATACTGA
- the mapre2 gene encoding microtubule-associated protein RP/EB family member 2 isoform X2, which yields MAVNVYSTSITQETMSRHDITAWVNDILCLNYAKVEQLSSGAAYCQFMDLLFPGCISLKKVKFQAKLEHEYIHNFKLLQASFKRMKVDKIIPVEKLVKGRFQDNLDFIQWFKKFFDANYDGKEYNPVDARQGQDAIPPPDPGEQIFNLPKKSHHAASSPTAGGSRSSATTPKSATPTSRPSSAKKIPMASTPAKGEKDLEAQVTQLTDQVNTLKVALEGVEKERDYYFSKLREVELLCQEQGENNAPFVERLMEVLYAMDDQERAEELAEGDGPDVDQEEAHEEVLDDQQQDEEQDEY from the exons ATGGCGGTCAACGTGTATTCTACCTCAATAACCCAGGAGACCATGAGCAGGCATGACATCACGGCCTGGGTTAACGACATCCTCTGCTTGAACTACGCCAAGGTGGAGCAGCTCTCCTCAG GAGCAGCCTACTGCCAGTTCATGGATCTTCTTTTTCCGGGCTGCATCAGTCTTAAAAAGGTCAAGTTTCAAGCCAAACTGGAACACGAGTACATTCACAACTTCAAGCTGCTGCAAGCGTCTTTCAAAAGAATGAAGGTGGACAAG ATTATCCCGGTGGAGAAACTGGTCAAAGGCAGATTTCAGGACAATCTTGACTTCATCCAGTGGTTCAAGAAGTTCTTTGACGCCAACTACGATGGCAAAGAGTACAACCCGGTGGATGCTAGACAGGGTCAGGACGCCATTCCCCCACCAGACCCCGGCGAGCAGATCTTCAACCTGCCCAAAAAGTCCCACCACGCAGCTAGCTCCCCCACCGCAG GAGGGTCAAGGTCAAGTGCCACAACCCCAAAGTCAGCGACACCGACATCCCGGCCTTCCTCAGCCAAAAAAATCCCCATGGCATCAACTCCCGCCAAAGGGGAGAAAGATTTGGAGGCGCAGGTCACACAGTTAACTGACCAG gtgaaCACATTAAAAGTGGCCCTGGAAGGGGTGGAGAAGGAGCGGGACTACTACTTCAGCAAACTACGAGAGGTGGAGCTCCTTTGTCAAGAACAGGGTGAAAACAACGCTCCTTTCGTCGAGCGGCTAATGGAAGTCCTCTACGCTATGGACGATCAG gaGAGAGCCGAGGAGCTGGCTGAGGGAGACGGGCCCGACGTGGACCAGGAAGAAGCCCACGAGGAGGTCCTGGATGATCAGCAGCAAGACGAGGAACAGGACGAATACTGA